The DNA region TCCACAACGACGCGACGCCCGATATCGAGGTCGATCCGGAGACCTACGAGGTGCGCGCCGACGGCGAACTGCTCACCTGCGCGCCGGCCGAGACCTTGCCGATGGCACAGCGCTATTTTCTCTTTTGAGTTCCGTGACGGCGGTCGCTTGGCAGCCGCAATCAGCGGCCCGCCAGGCTCCACATTTCGGAGCCGCAGATCAGGCCGAGGCAACCCTGCACTTCGAGCTGGGTGGCGCTGCGGCGGATCATCTTGCCGCGATAGGACTGCCCGTCGTCGACATTATAGATGTCGCCGGCATAGTTGCCGTCGCTGTCCGGCTGCATCGCAAAGATCGTCAGCCCGAGAACCTTGCGGCCGCGTTTGGTCGGGTCGGGATTGTTGGTGTCGGTCTGCGGCTGTCCCGTCGCGCGGTCGGTCGGGTCGAGCAGCCACGCGATCGTCCCGCACATGGCCGCGCCGCATTTGGCGATGCGGATCTGCGCGTCGCCGTTCTTCGTCAGCCACGTCCCGGTCGGTTCGGCAGCCGACGCCGTCAGGACGTTCACGAAAGTGACGCAAAGCGCGACGGCCGCCGCACGGACGAACGAGATGCTCATGAAGTTCCAATCACCGGACGAATCTGCCGCGCGCATTCCTACTTGCTCACGCGCGCAGGTCAAACATGGAATGAGCGCGATCGCGACAATCGGTCGGGCCTTTGTTGGCGGGCCACATCTCGCCTACGAAACCTGAGGGAACGCAGCTTGGCTGGTATTCGAATGCGTGATTATGTTCCCGTGACGATGTCGACGGGGTGGCGATGAAGCGAGGTACGGCAATCCGCAGTGGCGGTTCGTGGGATGCGAGCACCGCCATCGATAGCGTCGTGCTCGACGCCGGTGACCGTCATCGCCGCCGCATCGCGCTCACAGGAGAGCGCGGAACCGAGTTCCTGCTCGATCTGCCGCACGCGGCCGCGTTGCGCGACGGCGACGGCATCGTGCTCGACGACGGTTCCATCGTGCGGGTCGCCGGACAGCCCGAAGCGCTCATCGAAATTGCCGCGCATACGCCG from Pseudolabrys taiwanensis includes:
- a CDS encoding DUF2147 domain-containing protein produces the protein MRAADSSGDWNFMSISFVRAAAVALCVTFVNVLTASAAEPTGTWLTKNGDAQIRIAKCGAAMCGTIAWLLDPTDRATGQPQTDTNNPDPTKRGRKVLGLTIFAMQPDSDGNYAGDIYNVDDGQSYRGKMIRRSATQLEVQGCLGLICGSEMWSLAGR